One genomic window of Candidatus Kuenenia stuttgartiensis includes the following:
- a CDS encoding MFS transporter: MNRQERNAVRKSLNVSIRDGIAAAATSGFGNNYVNPFAVALGGTNIQIGVLNSIIHFIPALMQLKAADITEYFGSRKKIIVISVLLQASMLIPIASIPFFPKHFRMIALICFCTFYMSFESLATPAWGSLMANLVPKKRLGRYFSRRSRIVSLVTLVTTFLAGFLLDVFNNPSLTGFTIIFLLAMISRYISCYFLSRMYEPPLEIKREHYFSFVDFLKRLNIGNFGKYVLFQSSFNLSVHIASPFFAVYMLRNLGFSYLTYTIVITVVPLAAILSMSYWGRYADTAGNRKVLTLCSFIISSLPAWWLISHDVFFLIGIQALSGFFWGGFNLCSSNFIYESAIPEKRTRCISYFNTINGFAICLGNLLGGFLAVHLPPVFGHRLLAVFAISAFLRFLAAFVLLRRVKAAGNAILCQKV; the protein is encoded by the coding sequence ATGAACAGGCAAGAAAGAAACGCCGTCAGAAAAAGCCTTAATGTTTCAATCAGGGACGGCATTGCAGCCGCGGCGACATCGGGATTTGGAAACAACTATGTCAACCCCTTTGCCGTTGCCCTTGGCGGGACAAATATCCAGATAGGCGTATTAAATTCCATAATACACTTTATCCCCGCGCTTATGCAGCTTAAGGCAGCGGATATAACCGAATACTTCGGCAGCCGGAAAAAGATCATCGTAATTTCCGTTCTTTTACAGGCCAGCATGCTTATTCCCATTGCCTCCATTCCCTTTTTCCCGAAGCATTTCCGTATGATTGCGCTTATTTGTTTTTGTACCTTCTATATGTCTTTTGAGTCCCTTGCTACCCCTGCATGGGGATCACTTATGGCCAACCTTGTGCCCAAAAAAAGGCTGGGACGGTATTTCAGCAGACGTTCAAGGATTGTCAGCCTTGTCACTTTAGTAACAACATTTTTAGCAGGTTTTTTGCTGGATGTTTTCAATAATCCCTCACTTACTGGTTTTACGATTATATTTTTGCTTGCAATGATTTCCCGGTACATTTCGTGTTACTTTCTCAGCAGAATGTATGAGCCACCTCTGGAAATAAAGCGGGAACATTACTTTTCATTTGTGGATTTTCTAAAAAGATTAAACATTGGAAACTTCGGGAAATATGTGCTCTTTCAAAGTTCTTTTAATTTGTCAGTGCATATAGCATCGCCGTTTTTTGCCGTATATATGCTCCGCAATCTTGGCTTTTCGTACCTTACCTACACAATCGTCATAACAGTAGTACCCCTCGCGGCTATATTATCGATGAGTTACTGGGGACGATACGCCGATACGGCGGGGAATAGGAAGGTGCTTACCCTATGCAGTTTTATTATATCAAGCCTTCCTGCATGGTGGCTTATTTCGCATGATGTATTTTTTCTGATAGGGATTCAGGCGTTATCGGGATTTTTCTGGGGCGGTTTTAATTTATGTTCTTCAAATTTTATCTACGAATCGGCAATCCCGGAAAAACGCACTCGTTGCATTTCATACTTTAATACCATAAACGGTTTTGCAATATGCCTTGGAAACTTACTTGGCGGTTTTCTCGCAGTACATTTACCGCCGGTCTTCGGCCACCGATTGCTTGCCGTCTTTGCAATATCAGCTTTTCTGAGATTCCTTGCAGCGTTTGTTTTATTAAGACGGGTAAAGGCTGCCGGAAATGCTATATTGTGCCAAAAAGTGTAA
- a CDS encoding IS1634 family transposase: MATIQSKNSRGYKYWYIVESRRVNGKPRPIVLAYLGKADDLLKQLQGLTEKLRLKSYSHGAVAALLSVANALDVPSVINKYIKSPRQYCAKKPVRNNLTAGSTLLLGAVGRVCVPTSKRGWWDWAKTTTAEYLLRHSLSKIDSQHFWDLMDALPEESIAEIERELIEKTFKTYNLQSDTLFFDTTNFFTYIDTTNLRCTIARRGKNKQKRYDLRQVGLAMVVTRNDMIPLFHHTYQGNMADAKVFSAVLETIKDRMTGLGFDSKKHTIVFDRGNNSMDNMAIVERLALHYVGALTPYHHKQLVGDAMCNFREYDVDGSKIQVYHDKRVIWGQERTVVVFISEKLKVGQLRGMSQSLEKAEHQLKLLQQHLCNPKGKMRDKEGLEDTIRSVVKCQFAKDVIDWSLKEVSEGKFQLNFSIDQKKLEEIEGELGFRILMTDHHDWDTADIIKAYYGQSKIEHAFRNLKNPYHLALKPQFHWTDQKIRVHFFICVLGYLMAAIVWYQAKAHAQFSGTLDTLLDTLNNIRLSAMLEETKARGRVKATYKLEEMSDKESLLMNALGIMDFHKHRLKLQGLSVYN; encoded by the coding sequence ATGGCTACCATTCAATCTAAAAACTCCAGAGGTTATAAATATTGGTATATTGTCGAATCGCGGCGCGTTAACGGCAAGCCCAGGCCCATCGTCCTGGCCTATCTTGGCAAGGCAGACGATTTATTAAAACAACTGCAAGGTCTTACCGAAAAATTACGGCTCAAATCTTATTCACATGGCGCGGTAGCCGCATTGCTAAGTGTGGCCAATGCCCTGGACGTCCCTTCCGTGATTAATAAATATATAAAGTCGCCACGGCAGTATTGTGCTAAAAAACCTGTTCGAAATAATCTGACCGCCGGAAGTACCCTCTTGTTGGGTGCCGTGGGGAGAGTGTGTGTGCCTACCAGCAAAAGAGGATGGTGGGATTGGGCAAAGACGACTACTGCCGAATACTTACTCAGACACAGCTTGAGTAAAATAGACAGTCAGCATTTCTGGGATTTGATGGATGCACTTCCTGAAGAATCCATTGCAGAAATCGAGCGCGAATTAATTGAAAAGACATTTAAAACATACAACCTTCAAAGCGACACACTGTTTTTTGATACAACCAATTTTTTCACGTATATCGACACAACTAATCTGCGATGCACTATTGCCCGGCGGGGGAAAAACAAACAAAAGCGATACGATCTCAGGCAGGTCGGGTTGGCGATGGTCGTTACACGTAACGACATGATACCGTTGTTTCACCATACCTATCAGGGGAACATGGCGGATGCAAAGGTGTTCAGCGCGGTTCTTGAGACGATAAAAGACAGGATGACCGGATTAGGTTTCGACAGCAAAAAGCACACTATTGTTTTTGATCGTGGAAACAATTCCATGGACAATATGGCTATTGTAGAGAGATTGGCATTGCATTACGTTGGAGCGCTTACACCGTATCATCACAAGCAGTTGGTAGGGGATGCCATGTGTAATTTCAGGGAATATGACGTTGACGGCAGTAAGATACAGGTGTACCATGACAAACGGGTTATTTGGGGGCAGGAAAGAACCGTTGTCGTATTTATTTCCGAGAAATTAAAGGTTGGGCAATTAAGGGGAATGTCTCAGTCTCTGGAAAAGGCAGAACATCAGTTAAAGCTCTTACAGCAGCATCTGTGTAATCCAAAGGGAAAGATGCGGGACAAAGAGGGTCTGGAGGATACGATAAGAAGTGTAGTGAAATGTCAATTTGCGAAGGATGTTATCGATTGGTCGTTAAAAGAGGTATCTGAAGGCAAGTTTCAATTGAATTTTTCAATCGACCAGAAAAAGCTCGAAGAAATAGAAGGGGAACTGGGGTTCAGGATTCTTATGACAGACCATCACGATTGGGATACCGCGGACATTATAAAAGCCTACTATGGGCAATCAAAAATTGAACATGCCTTTAGAAATCTCAAGAACCCCTATCACCTTGCTTTAAAACCGCAATTTCACTGGACGGATCAGAAAATCAGGGTGCATTTTTTTATTTGCGTCCTCGGATACCTAATGGCGGCGATTGTGTGGTATCAGGCAAAAGCGCACGCACAATTTAGTGGAACGTTAGATACCCTGTTAGACACCCTTAATAATATAAGGCTTTCTGCTATGCTTGAAGAAACAAAGGCCAGAGGGAGAGTTAAGGCTACCTACAAATTGGAAGAAATGTCCGACAAGGAATCTCTGTTGATGAATGCGTTAGGCATTATGGATTTCCACAAACATCGGCTGAAACTTCAAGGACTCAGTGTATACAATTGA
- a CDS encoding efflux RND transporter periplasmic adaptor subunit: protein MPKKQSPLIHPFTIGRTILLLLILAAHSFLLIGCERQQTQAPPPPIVTVSKPVVEEVVEWDEYTGRLEAVDTVDVRARVSGYLESIHFKDGQMVKNGDLLFVIDPRPYRAELDRALAQLKISKARLSLAEKDLRRAKHLLSELVISEEEADTRVSDEQVARASVEMAQADVDAARLNVEFTQVRAPIYGLISRKYVTEGNLINGGTGGTLLTTIVSTDPIYCYLEEDEQSYLRYSRLEREGIMPGSGKGENPAFMELSNETGYPHKGYIDFVDNRMDPNTGTIRGRGVFPNPDNTLTPGLFARMKIAGSEQYKAMLVPDEAVGSDQSLKFVFIVNPENTVEYRQVTLGPRMNGLRIVREGVMPEDRVIVKGLQRVQPGIKVDPVEEDIVVDEMNFLMPGS, encoded by the coding sequence ATGCCTAAAAAGCAATCTCCTCTCATCCATCCATTCACTATTGGACGCACTATTTTACTTCTACTCATTCTCGCAGCCCATTCATTTCTGCTAATCGGATGCGAACGGCAGCAGACACAGGCACCACCGCCGCCTATAGTTACTGTGAGTAAGCCCGTGGTCGAGGAGGTCGTGGAGTGGGACGAGTATACGGGGCGGCTCGAAGCCGTGGATACGGTAGACGTGAGGGCGCGCGTAAGCGGTTATCTGGAATCCATACATTTTAAGGACGGCCAGATGGTGAAAAATGGTGACCTGCTCTTCGTAATAGACCCGAGACCCTATCGGGCAGAGCTGGACCGGGCTTTGGCCCAGTTAAAAATCTCAAAAGCCCGCCTTTCTCTTGCGGAGAAAGACCTCCGTCGCGCGAAGCACCTCCTGAGCGAGCTGGTAATTTCGGAAGAAGAGGCCGACACCAGGGTTTCCGACGAGCAGGTAGCTCGTGCATCAGTCGAGATGGCGCAGGCTGACGTTGACGCCGCCAGACTAAACGTAGAATTCACGCAGGTGAGGGCGCCCATCTACGGTTTGATCAGCAGAAAATACGTCACCGAAGGGAACCTCATTAACGGTGGTACCGGTGGTACACTCCTCACTACCATAGTTTCAACGGACCCGATTTATTGCTACTTAGAGGAAGACGAGCAGTCCTATCTCAGATACAGCCGTCTGGAGCGGGAGGGGATTATGCCTGGATCCGGGAAAGGAGAAAACCCGGCTTTTATGGAACTCTCGAACGAAACGGGTTATCCGCACAAGGGCTACATCGACTTCGTCGATAACAGGATGGACCCGAATACTGGGACTATCAGAGGAAGGGGCGTATTCCCCAACCCGGACAACACCCTCACACCGGGACTATTCGCCCGGATGAAGATCGCGGGCAGCGAGCAGTATAAGGCCATGCTCGTGCCCGACGAAGCTGTAGGAAGTGACCAGTCGCTGAAGTTCGTGTTTATAGTCAACCCTGAAAATACAGTTGAGTACCGTCAGGTTACGCTAGGCCCCAGGATGAACGGGCTCAGGATCGTAAGAGAAGGAGTGATGCCTGAGGACCGGGTAATAGTCAAAGGCCTGCAGAGAGTCCAGCCTGGGATCAAAGTAGATCCCGTCGAAGAAGACATAGTCGTTGATGAAATGAATTTCCTCATGCCCGGGTCCTGA
- a CDS encoding IS1096 element passenger TnpR family protein, with protein MDKAVSQGTCGFCNATFDKSAMSKHLASCKQRNVESETLPAKRKPQKTKILHLVVEGRYSPEYWMHLSAPANATLEGLDRFLRNIWLECCSHLSAFIIGGTTYSRSPMGEHEGKNMYVALGKVLVARMKFYYEYDFGTSTDLTLKVVSEREGGTKGESIQLLARNEATSIKCMECGEAASQVCSQCVYSGEGWLCDKCADKHACGEEMFLPVVNSPRVGMCAYTG; from the coding sequence ATGGACAAGGCCGTTTCGCAGGGAACGTGTGGTTTTTGCAATGCTACCTTCGATAAGTCGGCAATGTCTAAGCACCTGGCGTCGTGCAAGCAAAGAAACGTTGAATCGGAAACATTACCGGCAAAACGGAAGCCGCAGAAAACAAAAATACTGCATCTTGTGGTTGAGGGACGCTACTCGCCTGAATATTGGATGCATCTTTCCGCACCAGCGAATGCAACGCTTGAAGGCTTAGATCGCTTCCTGAGAAATATCTGGTTGGAGTGTTGTAGTCACCTAAGTGCATTTATAATAGGAGGAACAACATACTCCCGAAGTCCGATGGGAGAACATGAAGGAAAAAACATGTATGTTGCGCTGGGGAAGGTACTTGTCGCCCGAATGAAATTTTATTATGAATACGATTTCGGCACCTCTACGGATCTTACTTTAAAAGTTGTGTCTGAACGGGAAGGTGGAACAAAGGGTGAGTCCATTCAGCTTCTGGCCAGGAATGAGGCTACTTCAATAAAATGCATGGAATGCGGGGAGGCGGCTTCGCAAGTCTGCTCACAATGTGTCTACTCAGGCGAAGGGTGGCTTTGCGATAAGTGCGCTGACAAACATGCGTGCGGCGAGGAGATGTTTCTGCCAGTGGTTAACTCTCCGAGAGTTGGGATGTGTGCATATACGGGATAA
- the nadD gene encoding nicotinate-nucleotide adenylyltransferase, with the protein MMNIGIFGGSFNPIHIGHLIVAEEVFQQRKLSKILFIPTGISPHKESGGLIDSFHRYEMVKQAIGDNEHFEVSDIEIKRPGKSYTIDTIKILRETYGPGSNLFLILGTDMINEINTWKDIEELSCMCHFIVVNRFPITLNGEIIKKSAISGEKKAEIEKLMVQIPSLDISSTEIRKKLSKGLSIKYLVPERVENYIRKHSLYAKR; encoded by the coding sequence ATGATGAATATAGGCATATTTGGTGGGTCATTTAATCCGATTCACATTGGGCATTTAATTGTTGCGGAAGAGGTATTTCAACAAAGGAAATTGTCCAAAATACTATTTATCCCCACAGGGATTTCTCCGCATAAGGAATCAGGCGGCCTGATAGACTCGTTTCACCGGTATGAAATGGTAAAACAAGCAATCGGGGATAATGAGCATTTTGAGGTATCGGATATCGAGATAAAGCGTCCCGGAAAATCATACACCATTGACACGATTAAAATACTCCGGGAGACATACGGACCTGGGTCTAATTTATTCCTCATCCTGGGCACAGATATGATAAATGAAATCAACACATGGAAGGATATTGAGGAGCTTTCTTGCATGTGTCATTTTATCGTTGTCAACAGGTTTCCCATTACGCTGAATGGCGAAATAATAAAGAAAAGTGCTATTTCCGGTGAAAAGAAGGCAGAAATTGAAAAATTAATGGTTCAGATTCCTTCTCTGGATATATCTTCAACGGAAATAAGGAAGAAGTTAAGCAAAGGATTGAGTATAAAATATTTAGTTCCCGAGCGCGTGGAAAACTATATCAGGAAACATTCACTTTATGCAAAGAGGTAA
- a CDS encoding IS1634 family transposase, giving the protein MHIVENKSKSGKKIYRSTLLRESYREDGKVKKRTIANLSNCTPLEIEAIRLALAHKDDLCALGALSESVKLHEGLSVGAAWSVYQVAKELGIEEALGKDFEGKLALWQVMARVIGRGSRLSAVRLAQIHAAGDVLDMKRGFDENNLYDNLSWLSENQAKIERKLFELRRGGNKPKLFLYDVTSSYLEGKSNHFGEYGYNRDGKKRKKQIVIGMLCDESGEPVSTEVFRGNTQDPKTFESQVKKVLERFGCKDVTIVGDRGMIKTVQIESLPEGFHYITAITKPQIESLINKGILQLGLFEEKLCEIKDDEVRYILRRNPVRAEEMSKTRVSKLQSIEKYIVKKNSYLKEHPKSSVSKALETTRERLTRLKLDGWVQIKEEDRTLKIERDEEALKEASYLDGCYAIKTDLEENEADTNLVHERYKDLTEVEKAFRDCKTVNLEVRPVYVRKEDSTRGHVFVVMLAYMIIRRLRRAWKNFDLTVEEGLAQLTTICSMEVTIKGQKASCQKIPRPRQQSHELLEALQIKLPEVLPSRNIRVVTRKKLAVRRKSQ; this is encoded by the coding sequence ATGCATATTGTAGAGAACAAGTCAAAATCCGGTAAAAAAATCTATCGATCTACCCTTCTGCGGGAATCGTACCGTGAGGATGGGAAGGTCAAGAAACGCACCATTGCGAATCTGTCGAATTGCACTCCCCTGGAGATTGAAGCGATAAGACTTGCACTCGCACATAAAGACGATCTCTGTGCATTGGGCGCATTGTCAGAATCGGTGAAACTCCATGAGGGTTTGTCTGTGGGAGCAGCGTGGAGCGTGTACCAAGTGGCAAAGGAATTAGGGATAGAAGAGGCATTGGGAAAGGACTTTGAAGGAAAGCTGGCGCTTTGGCAAGTAATGGCAAGGGTAATAGGCCGGGGGTCAAGACTGTCTGCAGTAAGGCTGGCGCAGATACATGCTGCGGGTGACGTCCTGGATATGAAGCGTGGGTTTGACGAGAACAATCTGTACGATAATTTGTCATGGTTGTCAGAGAATCAGGCAAAGATAGAGCGAAAGCTGTTTGAGTTAAGACGAGGAGGCAATAAGCCGAAGTTGTTTTTGTATGACGTGACGAGCAGTTATTTAGAGGGGAAGTCGAATCATTTTGGTGAGTACGGGTATAATCGTGACGGCAAAAAGAGGAAAAAACAGATAGTGATCGGTATGCTTTGTGATGAATCCGGGGAGCCGGTATCAACAGAAGTATTTAGGGGCAACACCCAGGATCCGAAGACCTTTGAATCTCAGGTAAAGAAGGTATTAGAGCGGTTTGGATGCAAAGATGTAACGATTGTAGGAGATCGTGGGATGATCAAGACGGTGCAAATCGAAAGTTTACCGGAAGGGTTTCATTACATAACGGCGATAACCAAGCCGCAGATAGAGTCGTTGATAAATAAAGGGATACTGCAATTAGGATTGTTCGAAGAAAAGCTCTGCGAGATAAAGGATGATGAGGTTAGATATATTCTGAGGCGCAATCCGGTAAGGGCGGAAGAGATGTCAAAGACCCGTGTATCAAAATTACAGAGTATAGAGAAATACATCGTGAAGAAGAACAGTTATCTGAAGGAACATCCTAAGTCGTCAGTATCGAAGGCCCTGGAAACAACAAGGGAAAGGCTAACGAGATTGAAACTTGATGGGTGGGTGCAGATAAAAGAAGAGGATAGGACGCTAAAGATAGAGAGAGATGAGGAAGCATTAAAGGAGGCATCATACCTTGATGGTTGTTACGCAATCAAGACTGATCTTGAGGAGAACGAGGCGGATACCAATCTGGTACATGAACGATACAAGGATTTAACGGAAGTGGAGAAGGCGTTTCGGGACTGTAAGACGGTGAATTTGGAGGTTCGTCCGGTGTATGTAAGAAAGGAGGATAGTACACGGGGACATGTGTTTGTGGTAATGCTTGCGTACATGATAATTCGAAGGCTGCGCAGAGCGTGGAAGAATTTTGACTTGACGGTAGAGGAAGGTCTCGCACAATTGACGACCATTTGTTCGATGGAAGTAACAATCAAAGGCCAAAAAGCTAGTTGCCAGAAGATCCCGCGTCCGCGGCAACAATCACATGAATTATTAGAGGCATTACAGATAAAGTTGCCAGAAGTATTGCCAAGCCGGAACATACGGGTAGTCACTAGAAAAAAGCTTGCTGTTCGGCGTAAAAGCCAATAA
- the larC gene encoding nickel pincer cofactor biosynthesis protein LarC — protein MKIAYFDCFSGVSGDMILGAFVDAGLEIHLLITELEKLHLHGYELSCEKVKRAGIAGTKVYVNIPERHGHSHTAGHMHHLTFPDIRLIIEKSRLHQQIKDNGIKIFHRLAAVEAEIHGTSIEEVHFHEVGAIDSIVDIVGAAIGLHLLGIEKLYFSPVPTGSGYIKCEHGVLPVPAPATAGLLKNQLLKSVAIEKELTTPTGAAIVTTLGEGLKTMPKMKVLTIGYGAGSIDNPEVPNLLRIVIGEDTQRQESDEVWVVETNIDNMTGEIMGYVMDRLFSAGAVDAYFTPVQMKKGRPGIIISAIVPEKHLLSVEAVLFNQTTTFGIRKYKAVRSILSREVKEYESSLGKIRMKIGSLNGDIKNISPEYEDCKRIAEERHIPLKHVYTIITKELDTFNHF, from the coding sequence TTGAAGATTGCATACTTTGATTGTTTTTCGGGCGTTAGCGGAGATATGATCCTCGGGGCATTTGTGGATGCCGGACTCGAAATCCATTTGTTAATAACCGAACTGGAAAAACTCCATCTTCATGGATACGAACTCTCCTGTGAAAAGGTGAAACGCGCCGGTATTGCCGGCACAAAGGTGTATGTGAATATTCCCGAACGGCATGGGCATTCACATACCGCGGGCCACATGCACCATCTTACCTTTCCCGATATTCGTTTGATTATTGAAAAAAGCCGGCTCCATCAACAGATTAAGGATAATGGCATTAAAATATTTCATCGACTTGCTGCTGTTGAAGCAGAGATTCATGGTACTTCTATTGAGGAGGTACATTTTCATGAAGTGGGCGCGATAGACTCAATCGTTGACATTGTTGGTGCTGCCATAGGCCTGCATTTGCTTGGCATTGAAAAACTATATTTCTCACCAGTTCCCACCGGCAGCGGATACATAAAATGCGAACATGGCGTATTGCCGGTTCCCGCTCCCGCAACTGCCGGGCTTCTGAAAAATCAGCTACTGAAATCTGTGGCAATAGAAAAGGAATTAACCACCCCCACCGGCGCTGCGATTGTAACAACCCTGGGAGAAGGGCTTAAGACTATGCCGAAAATGAAGGTACTTACCATCGGTTATGGCGCCGGCAGCATTGATAATCCCGAAGTCCCGAATTTGTTGCGTATAGTAATCGGCGAAGATACGCAACGCCAGGAGTCTGATGAGGTGTGGGTCGTTGAGACCAATATTGATAACATGACGGGGGAGATCATGGGGTATGTAATGGATAGATTATTCAGCGCCGGGGCAGTTGACGCATATTTTACCCCGGTGCAAATGAAAAAAGGAAGGCCAGGAATTATTATCAGCGCGATAGTGCCGGAAAAACACCTTTTGTCCGTAGAGGCGGTCTTGTTTAATCAAACCACCACCTTCGGGATACGAAAATACAAAGCGGTTCGCAGCATATTATCAAGAGAGGTAAAAGAATACGAAAGCTCATTGGGGAAAATAAGGATGAAGATTGGCTCGCTTAACGGCGATATTAAAAATATTTCTCCTGAATATGAAGATTGCAAACGAATAGCGGAAGAAAGGCATATTCCCCTAAAACACGTCTATACTATTATCACCAAAGAACTTGATACATTTAATCACTTTTAG
- a CDS encoding tetratricopeptide repeat protein, which produces MFSIKTLNRNKVWESQSALWENTAKTSPDSFKAHNNLGNFYRDSGRLDEAIDEFHHALRLFENYAEAHNNLGITYRKKGMHEEAYNEYQKALQLNPDYPDVHNNLGVLYTKINRSDLAMEEFKRAIKSKQMYSDAHNNLGILYAYTGELDLAIESFKNAISSRPDHPDAYANLGTAYLKKGMYDEAIQQFLKAISYDNQYVKAYYYLSTAYWNKGQYEKAAETCRRILSIDPTHGDTLTLLNTIEQRQGRTQTAQ; this is translated from the coding sequence TTGTTTTCAATAAAAACTTTAAATAGAAATAAAGTATGGGAAAGCCAGTCTGCCCTATGGGAGAATACGGCAAAGACATCGCCGGACAGCTTTAAGGCGCATAATAATCTGGGGAATTTTTACCGGGACTCTGGCAGGCTGGACGAGGCAATTGACGAATTTCACCATGCGCTGAGACTTTTTGAAAATTACGCGGAAGCGCATAACAATCTCGGCATAACGTACCGGAAAAAAGGCATGCATGAGGAAGCATACAATGAATACCAAAAGGCGTTGCAGCTTAATCCTGATTATCCCGATGTGCATAATAACCTCGGCGTTTTATATACAAAGATAAACAGATCTGACCTGGCAATGGAGGAATTCAAACGAGCCATAAAAAGCAAACAGATGTATTCCGACGCGCATAATAATCTGGGTATACTGTACGCTTATACCGGAGAATTGGACTTAGCCATCGAGTCATTTAAAAATGCGATTTCCAGCAGGCCTGACCATCCTGACGCCTATGCGAACCTTGGAACCGCATATTTAAAAAAGGGTATGTACGATGAGGCGATACAACAATTTCTTAAAGCAATTTCATATGACAACCAATACGTAAAAGCGTATTATTATCTAAGCACAGCATATTGGAATAAGGGACAATATGAGAAAGCCGCGGAAACGTGCAGAAGGATATTGTCTATCGACCCGACTCACGGGGACACGCTGACGTTGCTAAATACAATTGAACAAAGGCAGGGACGGACGCAGACAGCGCAGTAG
- a CDS encoding type II secretion system protein, with amino-acid sequence MFKLKTRGISGFTLIELLVVIAIIGILVSILLPVLGKARESARRTQCASNLKHIGLALRMYANDHDGAFPAGGSTGMESLGTLYNKYIIERKIFRCPGDSDVSEANNLNLTAVSDLLSPNTSFTTAGCSYGYDYTHTLEDDPGVIIAADAQGTSTT; translated from the coding sequence ATGTTCAAATTAAAAACCCGGGGGATTTCTGGTTTTACATTAATCGAATTGCTGGTAGTAATTGCAATTATTGGCATTCTGGTATCTATCCTCTTGCCGGTTTTGGGAAAGGCGCGGGAATCCGCACGTAGAACGCAGTGTGCATCAAACCTGAAGCATATTGGCCTGGCGCTTCGAATGTATGCTAATGATCATGATGGGGCGTTTCCTGCCGGAGGAAGCACGGGCATGGAATCGCTCGGCACATTATACAATAAATATATAATTGAGCGAAAAATCTTTCGTTGCCCAGGCGATAGCGACGTTAGCGAAGCGAATAATCTGAATCTGACGGCGGTATCGGACCTTTTGTCCCCAAATACTTCATTTACCACTGCCGGTTGCAGTTACGGCTATGACTACACCCACACACTGGAAGATGACCCGGGTGTAATCATAGCCGCAGATGCTCAGGGAACAAGCACTACCTGA
- a CDS encoding TRAM domain-containing protein, with translation MIHRHKSDPNKLSGRTRQNNIVVFKGRPALVGTLVDITINEATDLTLFGTI, from the coding sequence ATTATTCACAGGCACAAATCAGACCCCAACAAACTCTCCGGCAGAACGCGGCAGAACAATATTGTTGTATTCAAAGGACGACCTGCGCTGGTGGGCACACTTGTGGATATAACAATAAATGAAGCAACAGACCTTACACTTTTTGGCACAATATAG
- a CDS encoding thiol-disulfide oxidoreductase DCC family protein has protein sequence MKNVALIYDDKCSLCRGSMKWIELHAIRKGIFEFVSCQSEERRLRFPWLAEERCMQSLQLIFPDGHTLAGDEVIPEIISRLRGYRILSVLFKLPVIKSVLFALYRKLADNRYIISQFIKPLIPE, from the coding sequence ATGAAGAACGTTGCGCTAATTTATGACGATAAATGTAGTTTATGCCGGGGAAGTATGAAGTGGATTGAACTGCATGCAATAAGAAAAGGCATCTTTGAATTCGTTTCGTGTCAGTCTGAGGAACGAAGACTTCGCTTTCCCTGGCTGGCAGAAGAGAGATGCATGCAATCCTTGCAATTGATATTTCCCGATGGGCATACCCTGGCGGGAGACGAAGTAATACCGGAAATTATTAGCCGTTTAAGAGGTTACAGGATATTAAGCGTATTATTCAAACTGCCCGTTATAAAATCAGTTTTATTTGCTCTCTATCGAAAACTTGCTGATAACAGGTATATCATTTCACAATTTATAAAGCCCCTGATTCCGGAGTAA